The DNA segment TGATAAGTTAAGTTAGTTAAGTGCAATTTGACACAAATGACCTGTGCACGCCTGTCTGTATGGCGTCCACTAAACTGCTATCTGAAAGactattcatatttatattccgAAGGGGACAGTtccatattttatatcatatatttatataattaattatttcagataCGACAAATCCAACTCcaagatacaaataaaaatacaatgttcTCCCAAAGTTGATGGAAGCTATGAAATGGATGGACAATTACTAATTTTGCGTATGGAAGGAAAGGGTCCGATTCACGTACAACTAAGTAAgtacaaatattgaatatcGCTTAACTTGATGGCTTCTGTGGCACAGACTAACATAGGAGTAACAAGTACGCTATCAATATTACTTCATAATCCATATCTTAAATTTGAATAcactatacaataaataattaagaaacgACTTTCTTTGTATAGtttggaatttaattttaatgatgcGTGGTCGTGGCATGCATACTACTCTTTTTAATGTAtggatacatttttatcaagtgctatttaattttacattatgttcCTACTAACCAATGTTGACGaaagttttctattaattacaaCTGTTTAACGTGATCTTTAATGATTGTTATGTAATAccaatgtaattttatactcTCCGGTTTTATTCGAGAGAGAGCCTTATGAGAAAACCATGACGCAGATGAGCTCAactatttaacattatatttgcaTTATCAAAACGTAgtctaatttactaaatacgTATAAGGGGAAATTATTCGTATAAGTAGTTTTAGATTTTCCACTCATTCTATCGTAGGGTAAGAAGACTGTGACTGACAAATTTGCTTCCCTTCATTGGCTCCAACTAAATGAATTGGATTAAAAACGTTAGATCAGTACATTCTCCGATTTGCTTAatcaaatttctttatataaattatgtgcTAATAGCGAAATCGAACATTTCAGGAAAAGCAGAATTCAGCGTGGAATACAGTATTGAAGAATTTGAAAAGGATGGAGCTAAATACTGGAACATCAAAGATTACAAGCACAGTTTTGAATTGAAGGACAAAGCGGACGTTGTGTtcgaaaatctttttaatggAAATGATGTGCTTggttagttatttaaaaagttaacactttttttagttttaagttaagGCTTAGGAGTTTCTCCGGCTTACAATACaatcactgaagtatttccgaaccaatttgagttagggtctttcaagaaaagagcataccaattcttaaaaggccggcaacgcacttgctaGCCctatggcattgagagtgtctatgggcgacggtatcacttaacatcaggtgagccttctgcccgtttgcctcctgttctaaaaaaaaacaaaccagTACTTTCTATTCATCCAATAACGATAGCGCTTGCAATCCCgacttgaatattttatttttatggttcCAAAGGCAGTGCTACggattttaagaaaacaaCATAGAAATTGCATACAAAACATTGGAATCTATGTCGCTaacattttttagttaaaatatatacatatacacattATACACATTTGGTGCATGAAATGCATAGTTTTCTTTGTATGGAAATAATAGTATGTAAAATGGCAAACatacaaaatcaaatatttttaatccttTTAGCATTAAATGAGAGTTCAAATTTGATACTTTTAGCATTAATAATGAGTTTTCAACAAAACAGTGACCTCTTCGTTTACTATGAAATCGAACAGTCCACTGTTCACAATTTGAAAGTagatcataaatatttttttcaggacAAGCTGCAAAGGAAGTTATTAAAGAGAGCGGCAATGAAATTGTCCAAGAAGTCGGGACCCCGATTATTACTGATATTATAAaggaaattaacaaaaacatcaaCACATTCTTCCACCAAGTTCCTATTAGTGAATTGATAATTGAATAACAATATGAATTACTACTTATACacaaagataattatttaataaattatattttatacaatccTGCTGtttctgtttaaaaatgttatgaatCTTAGTATTGGATTAatactaagattattattatgttcatAAACGGCTGAGAAGTTGGTactgtaattttaatgaaccTTCAGTCATAAGCAGTGTCCActgttattgaaataatatgagTATATGACACTAAGACCAGAATAACGCAAGAAACTCCAGGCaagtttatataagtatataataagattttaaaataacctttatgataaatgatataaatacaaCAAGTAGTTTTTACATGTCAATCTAATGCAACAACCAAAATTTGAGGAATTTATTAATGCCTCAGGACAGCAAAGCTCAAAAGAACAACATTAccttacattatatttaaataattgaatattaagtacctactgacgaaaatcaaatatttgcttttttctATTACAACCTTGATGcattatacaaaaagtatttatgatttttatcatATCTGGCTATAAGTTctgttacaaacaaaaatacattttatacaactactttttacttattttgaatttggaacacgtatgctattttaaaaaattctttcgaTTTTGTTCCATTTCATTTTGTTCATATTATGCCTTCGTGTTCATTATCAACTTACAATATGGAATGgggtgttaaagaaaataggatTGCAGTGATCGCCTTGCACAAAGTGGGTATGGAGCCGTCGGTTATATTCCAGACACTTCAAAAGCTTGGTATTAGCCGTATGTTCATATATCTTACTATCAACAGATAGAACAATACTTCGTCTGTCGATAACCTGAAAAGATCAGGGTCGCTGTGTGCTGTTAAAACTACAAAAACTGTTAATGTTTTGAAAGGCACAATTCATGGAAACCCTATTAGGAAGGAAATAATCTTATCgcaagaaattaatattccCGCTAGGACtctgtattataaaaagagaTCTGAAGTTCGATGCTTATCGTCGATATACAGGACATGCCCTAAATCAACCTTTACAATATAAGAGAGTGGATCGATCAAATCGCCTTCTGTCTAGCCCAGACCTCAATCTTTTAGGGTCGCCGCACACGGGCCACCACAACCACAAAACGCCGCCACTGGCATATTACCTTTAACTATACTataatacattacaataatacatactaACTATATTGttagctatattgttagttatggatagatatatttaggaatataagtttaattttttaatgtttttatctagaatagttgttgtgggattttggaattctatcgtattattaattactgttaagatagaaaaatgtagtgaaaaaaaaaaataaaaactttcatatattttatatggacACGCTGCACATGGTTGGCGCCGGTGGCGGCCACACGCTACAAATCGTCGCGGCTTGCTTCTTGTGGCTCGCACCGGCCACTAAACGCCGACACAAAAAGCCGCCACACGCCACTAGCGCGATTCCGCGCTCCTCTCTCCCTTGCCTCAGTTAACCTGAAGTCTACGACGACGTCTTTTTATCAAAAGTAGCgcaataagaataataataagtaaaccTTCTTCGTCAGCGTCCATTATGATACAGCACGCAgggtttaaaaaaagtagCAGCCACCGACACCAGTGTCGACCACCGGCCAACACAAGTGGCTGTCGCGCGCTTCAGCTACCTTTGTCGCTGTCTTTGCTGCTTCTAGCTTCTCGTGGCGACGTTTGTTGCTGTCGCGTGTGGCCCGTGCGCGGTGACGCTTAGCCTTCAAATTATGGTCTGTTTTAGAGGACATGGCCGGCGTAAACGACGCGGCGACATTGagtcttttaaaatatcttaaaagtaAACAGTAGTGGAATTTCCCTTGGAAACACTGCGTTAGTCCATAGATTCGTAGCCAAACAGATTGAAGGTCTGTATTAAAGGCAAAGGTTCCATTTcgaatgaatatatttttatttttaaatgtgtaggtataaattttatacgaaATATTAAGGACGATGTCTGCCACCATCATAGCGCTGCGTTGTCAATTGACActaccttaaaatgtaaaaaataggtATACTTGTATGAGTGTCTTACGACCCTGACGATTcatattatgatataatacCAATTATCTATTCGATACGTTATGTTAAAGTACATGGTAAACAAATATCAAgctcataatttattaattttgtctaTGCTATTCCACATAACGCCAATGCAGTTTGTCTATGGGGGCAATTTACTTACATAAgaacttaaaaacaatatccaaAATGTGGCAACGGATTCTTGATCATCTCTGTCTtcctaaatatgtatgtatagagGAAGAGACtggttcttaaaaaaatatacatatcttaTTATAAGCTACTTCTTGAATAATTTgtactgtaaattataatataaaaccataTAGTTACGTATTCGTGTAGTATATTAGGCAAAACGTTTTATTCCGTTTTACTCACACTTATGTACATTGCTAATACAAGACCAGGCATCTGTCTTGATGCCATAAGTAAATAACGTATAATGTTCTTGAccctatttttataacatatttggCATTTCTAATtactacttaattaatatttttatataaaaagcatACATTACTTACATGCTACAAAAATCATAACTtacatgaaatattatttgaaggaAGGCCTACACCTGGCAAGTCCATCGCGTCCTTTCTTTTTCATTCGTTGCAGTTTCCAAAACTTACTAATAACTCCATTACAACTTACTAACGAATACTACTGTACTATCGGGAAGAAATATTTCCCATGGAAAAATTAAACagcttacaaaataaaatcatttcgTTGTGGGTCGAACGGAAAGTTCAGAAgaattgtaatgaaaaatatattaaactttcaTACGCACTACTAACGTGAGACTGGTCTAAAATTActgtgattaataaataaattaatgaaacttAAGACAACGAGAAGTGTTGGCTAGTGGCTACGCTTACGCTAAGTAAACCTCTCAACCCAGGCCCAGGACGTGCGATCGAATCAAGGCTGTGCACTaactgaattttatttgtaggtGGACTTAACACTTGCTCGTGTAGAAAGTAAAGCCGGCATAAATGCCTAATCACGGCAATCAGGCCTTAAGAAAATCTAACGCCCAGACCTAGAGGCTGTAGCTCCACTgttgttttatgttatactGTACTACAACAAACAGTAGAAATTGCAGAATCTGCTTAGTTCattcttgttattttttgttcttttatttcaGTAACTATTTAAAACAGTCAGTTTTCTTGAACACACCACCTCACATGAAATACTTTGATGtagaataagaaattaatttcaatacaaagCATTGTTAGCCCATTAGTATTTCGATAAAACAGTATAAATGTACTTCTTTAGATTAACTATAAGACTATACTTCCTTTTAccttcataattatatttctttaatattactagcaaaaaaaattgataattaaattagcttATTAAGGCGTGTTTGCCAAAAGTTGTGagataattacaaataaaatatttttggtaatttataacgagttgtttattttttattgaatacattagacaaacctttttattaataaggaaaatgtaaatatttaaataccagGATAGCTGATAAAAAAGTTGTTATAACAATGTAATGACGTCTTCACACgggctaattaaaaaaatatttttcctggTATATAAAAGGATACGGAAATATCACTTCCTTACTCGACTTtcatcattaaataattgatcAGCTTAATCACTTTATGTTGCTTACGAAACATCATATGACGTACCGTTTAAAAACAGAACAGGAAGTAGGTATGCTTTTGTTTGGCACATTGCCAATAATAATTGCAAGAAACTTAATAAGCTATCTGCAATTTGTGGTTTCCTTgtcaagtaatttttaaaataactgaaaCATTTTTGGAGAAACATACTAATTATACTGTGACAATTGCCGTAAATTAATCTTACAAACAGATAGTTAAAAACATCTTGTATCTGTTATTTTGATGGCATGGAATGGATAAGGAAGTCATACGTCTATGAATACCATTGTCTATTAATTTCTAACCACTTTCTTTCTaccaatatattaataacaaatcaaaaacatgacaataataatacaattagtaataaattaatgctgATCaatcacaataaatataatatcaatctACTTACAAGGAGAACAAACTACAGAATAGGTCGAGACTAGAGAACCAAAAGCCATGACCTAGTGGACGCCACAGTGGAAAGATTGCGCATAAGAAAATTGTGgtggaattaaatttgtttctatatatataaactagaGAATAGCATctgtatttgataatttattattaaaccacAGAATCCattaataaaatccatttgcaaaaatgttaaaaaaatattaatgaaaccaTTGTGCGTCACAGCTCGTATGTCGATGCCTTTACAACGTTTCTGTTAAGGTCCTATTTAAATGTGATTTTCGTTAAAACAGGGCAGACTTATACTGATCTCTGTACGCAAAACttgtttataactaaaaatgcATTCGCTTGTAATTCTCAATGTTATATTCGTGTCTATAGTTTGTGCTAATCCaggtaaatacattattatttttaatattacttttgacGTTTTCAGTTATAGTttcataatgtatgtataaaatatataaagaaggacgtttttaaacataaatgtgtgtcataatagtattatatttatttgactatttaaattatgtaaatctgAGTTTCTGTTATGCTATTTTTTAGTTCCATTCGAAGTGACAAAATGCCTTTCAACGGATTCGAAATGCTTGAAATCAGTAACACAAGCTATGATCCCAAAATTTGCCTCAGGGCTGCCAATCTTCAACATCAAATCTTTAGATCCAATGGAAATTGAAAAAGTCGATGCGAGCACCCCTAACCTTAAACTATTTCTAAGTAATATTAAGGTAACGGGACTTAAAGACTGCACTGCAAAGAAAGTagagtaagttttttttattacaacatttttatgtcTGGGCGTCAgttttatgtatctgtttcatgatcatttaataggcaagtaggtgattagcttCCTGTGTCCACATGCCATCGACTTTTTAAGTCTAAGGAAAGCCGGTTACCTCACAATGTTatccttcactgttcgagcgaatTATTATTGCGCGCATAAGAAAGTCAACTGATGCTCAGAcgggatcgaacctaagaCCTCAGGGAAAGTGGCATCCTGAagctactaggccaacacagctTAGCTGGTTAGTGGTGGAAATATATTCAGAATAATACAATCTGAGCTATACCAGTTTgccctatttaaaaaaaatcttacacttaacacttatttacttattaacttatttatactattCCTCCAACGTCCCTATACAtctcacatatacatattatgacaTATTGGTGCAGAATTAATACATTTGTTGATTTAGCGTTATCATACGCGGGACGGGACCTATTCCTTGATGCCAGGAATCGGGAATATCTGTTAAcagtagtttattatttttattaacacttttgGTAATAAGAAGTACATGCGCGAACGATGCATGTTTTGCTTACACTTAATATGCTTcttgcttataaatatttaaacgtgTTGACATTTTAAAGTGGTTAAGTGactaattaaattcattcttATTAGAGAAGGCAATATAAATGGATAATAATGCTTATTAATCATAGAAAAAACGTGAGAACGATTTAggtacattttattgttaattgtgTTTTTACTAACTTACACAAATTAGATATTATGCGTTTCTCAATGCGGAACGACTGGTTTCGCATTAAGTTATAGAAGTAAATTAGTAAAGTAGGCTGTAAGGTAAAATTTTAGAATAGGAGTCGTTTGACACCTTAATCATTCAGTTCTGTTCACGGATAGAGAAGATATGCTCTAGCACATTACTCTACTAAGGTCCTACACTCCTGCGTCCGCAAAAAGCAAAAGtcgaaaatctaaatatttaaaacaaattcatgttagttacaccactttaATAAGACCGGCTGAACTGATGTTAGTTATCTCTTTTATGGTGTATAAGTTATCGTATAACATTGAatgaatcaatttattttacgaatGCTTAGAGCATGTGGTGCCAGCTGTTGAAAAAACTCAAAACTCATCAATATCGTGTCAGTTCAAGAAATTCATATCTTTAGGTGAATGAGGAGATGCATAACCAGGCTTCGATCTTGATCGAAGACATGTCATGTCATACCTCatcaaaaaatgttgtatattatCAGAAAGTGCTTTAACATGCAGTATCGTAATATTGGCGCTAGAGAGAAGATGTCTAATGTGTGAAACTGCCATTCTACTTTCGCAATGGCAAGCAATACAACATTTAACTTAACGAAAGCTTAAACAAAGTTAACACGATGTTATTAGACTATAAACAAATGCAATCgcaaatatattacaaagacAAACACTTCATGaccagtattttaaattttagccTGAgacgtaattaaaaaaatacattataattatattattttcagacGAGATGCTGCGACAAAAACCCTCTCAGTGACTCTGCTGTGTAATGTAGATGTTGAAGGAAACTACGACATGAAGGGGCGCCTATTATTTCTTCCTCTCGAAGGAAACGACAAGTTCCAAGTCAAACTTAGTAAGATggtttaatagtaataaatagtttaaaacagattagataaaaatatctgatgttttttaaataagggtCACGTAATTTTAGAAAATCGTCGACGTATTTGACACTTAGTCTTCTTAACCTCTGCTATTTATTGCCATGAAATCCCCGGTTTAACTTTTATACAGTTtacctttt comes from the Pieris rapae chromosome 3, ilPieRapa1.1, whole genome shotgun sequence genome and includes:
- the LOC111000699 gene encoding uncharacterized protein LOC111000699, with translation MIDLKYFVVILAFAAYTNAVPLVAKCKVGDSKCSKESAQAAIKTFAAGIPEFKIKSLDPLVIKHTDASSPSLKLTLSEYTVTGLKDCIVKKTKYDKSNSKIQIKIQCSPKVDGSYEMDGQLLILRMEGKGPIHVQLRKAEFSVEYSIEEFEKDGAKYWNIKDYKHSFELKDKADVVFENLFNGNDVLGQAAKEVIKESGNEIVQEVGTPIITDIIKEINKNINTFFHQVPISELIIEFPFEVTKCLSTDSKCLKSVTQAMIPKFASGLPIFNIKSLDPMEIEKVDASTPNLKLFLSNIKVTGLKDCTAKKVERDAATKTLSVTLLCNVDVEGNYDMKGRLLFLPLEGNDKFQVKLNKAIFKVEGKYDEITKDGKAYWDIKSWDHAYKLQEKSSVHFENLFNGNKDLAKAAQDVIEGNGNEIIDEVGPPVVKAIVSSIVDGVQEFFHAIPAENLALD